Genomic window (Microbacterium oxydans):
GGTCCGTCGACGCGGACGATCATGCGCCCGGGCGTCAGCCGAGCAGTAGTGCGCGCAGGTCGTCGACGGACGCGACGCGGAACGCCGCCTCGTCTCCTTCGTGCGAGTCGCTGAAGCCCCATTCGACGAAGATCACGGGCACGCCGTTCGCATTGCCGCCCTCGACGTCGTGGTGTCGATCCCCCACGAGCACCGGTCGGGAGACATCGGCGCCGAGCTCGCGGAGGCGGCGGAGCGCCTCGGCCACGATGTCGGTCTTCGACGCGAGCGTGGACTCGTCCGGCGTCGCGCCGACGGTCGTCAGGAATGCGGGGCGGAGACCGAAGTGATCGACGAGGGCGTCGACCTGGTTCTCCGGCTTAGAGCTGGCCGTCGCCTGCGGCACCCCGGCGGCGTGGAGGTCGTGGATGAGCTCGGTCACTCCGGGGTAGGTCGCGACGTCGGTGGTGTACCCGTCGGCCTTGCCGAGGGTGCGGTAGAACGCCACCGCCTCCGCGGACTCCTCCGGGGTCATGCCCGCCTGGTCCTGGAAGGACTGGAACATGGGCGGTCCGATCCAGTGAACCAGCTCCTCGCGCGTGGGTGCCGGGTGGCCGAAGTGGGTCAGCGCGACGTCCAGCCGACGGAGGATGCCGACGGATGCATCGATGATGGTGCCGTCGACGTCCCACAGCACGCAGGAGTAAGGGGAGTGGGGCATGCCTCCAGCCTATGGGGCCGATCGAGGGTGACCGCTCTTCCTGCACAGGTGTGCACGGGAGAACGTTCTGCACACCTCATGTGACCACCCCCTGTCCACATATAAGGTCGTGACAATGACGGATCTGCGGGCGAGAATGGGGGCATGTACGTGTCGGTGGAAGTCATCACGATGCTGGCGACAGCGGTGACGCTGCTCGTGGCGATCATCGGCGGATTCGGCTGGATGATCAATCGGATGGACGCGCGTTTCGATGCGCAAGACGTGAAGAACGAGGCGCGCTTCGCCCGCGTGGATGAGCGATTCGCCCGGGTGGATGAGCGATTCGACCGGGTGGACGAGCGATTCGAGCGGGTGGATAAGCGATTCGCGCGGGTGGACGAGCGATTCGGGAGGATGGAGGAGCGATCCGAGAGGATGGAGGAGCGATTCGACCGGATGGATGAGCGATTCGAGCGACTGACCGAGGCGGTCGATGGCTGCCGGCTCGAGATCACCGAGGTGAAGATCGCGGTCGCACGCCTCGAGGGGCCGATCCCGCGGCTGATGACCGTGCGCTGACCGGCGTCTGCGTCTGACCGGTAGAGGCTCAGAACAGCCGGGGGATCCCCGACTCGATGCCCTTCATGTCGTCGTAGTCGAGCACCAGGCAGCGGATGCCGCGATCCTCGGCGAGAACACGCGCCTGGGGCTTGATCTCCTGGGCGGCGAAGACACCCTGCACGGGGGAGAGGTGCGGGTCGCGGCCCAGCAGCTCGAGGTAGCGGGTGAGCTGCTCGACGCCGTCGATGTCGCCGCGGCGCTTGATCTCGACCGCGATGGCGGCGCCGTCCGCATCGCGCACCAGCAGGTCGACCGGACCGATCGCGGTCGGATACTCGCGGCGCACGAGGGTCGCGCCCTCCGAGATGCGGTCCACCTGCTCGGCGAGCAGGCGCTGCAGGTCGGCCTCGACGCCATCCTTCTGCAGTCCGGGGTCGACGCCCAGCTCGTGGGAGGTGTCGTGGATGATCTCGTAGATCTGCACGCGCAGGGCGTCACCGGTCTTCTTGTGCGTGACGCGCCAGACCTCGACGACGCCGGCGCTCGCCTCCTCCTCGCCGGGCTCCTCGCTCGACAGGGTGCACGGCGGGCTCATCCAGTTCAACGGCTTGTAGCTGCCGCCGTCGGAGTGCACGAGCAGACTCCCGTCTCCCTTGTGCACGAGCAGACGCGTGGCGAGCGGGAGATGGGCATTGAGCCGACCGGTGTAGTCGACCGAGCAGCGGGCGATGACGAGACGCACCCGTCGAGCCTACTTCGTCACGGTGCGGCTCCGACGCACACGACCCATCGCGTGCCGTCACCGGTCGGGAAAGAGCCGAGGGTCTCGCAGAGCGATGCGCGTCCGGGGCCGGGGCGACGGAGCCTCAGCTCTCCTGGCCTCCGCGCACCGGCGTCTTCTCGTCCTCGCGCAGGGGACGGGCGGCGCCGGAGAACAGTCCGGAGAGCACCACGAGTCCGACCAGGATGAACAGGGTGTTCAGCAGGCCGATGTGCTCGCTGATGACTCCGAGCACCGGAGGGCCGCCGAGGAACGAGATGTAGCCGATCGTCGCCGCGGCGCTGACGCGGGCGGCGGCCTTGACGGGGTCATCGGCCGCTGCCGACATACCGAGCGGGAACCCGAGCGAGGCGCCGACACCCCACAGGGCCGCTCCGACGAGCACGAGGGGGAACGTCGGCGCGAGGATGAAGAGCAGGATGCCGGAGGCCGCCGCGACGGCGAGGATGCGCAGCACCAGGACGCGTCCGAACCGGTCGACCAGCGGACCGCCGAACAGTCGCACCACCGTCATGCCGACGGAGAACACCGCGAGGGAGACCGCTCCGGTGCCCTCGCCGAAGCCGTGGCCCTGCTCGGTGCCGAGAGCGATCCAGTCGTTCGCGCCGCCCTCCGCGAAGGACATCCCGAGCATCACCGTGCCGAGCAGATAGGTGCGCGGCTCACGCCAGGCCTCGAGTGCCGTGTGCATCCGCGCACGGAACGGCGGCTTCTCGTGATCGGCGGGGTCGAGTGCCGCCTCGCGCGTGGGCACCTGGAAGAAGCAGACCACCGCGATCACGGCGATCAGTGCGCCCATGAACGCCGCATGCGTGGCGACGTCGATCGAGAGGTGGGCGGCGAGGGCGCCGACGCCCGCGCCGATGACCGTGCCGAAGCTGAAGAACGCGTGGAAGACGGGAAGGATCGTGCGGCCCATCTGCTGCTCGATCGCGGTGGCCTCGACGTTCATCATCACGTCCACGCAGCCGTTGCCGAAGCCGAAGAGCACCATGCCGACGAGCACGACGGCGACGGAGCCGAACACGGTCGCCCCGAGACCGACGAGGGTGATGCCGGTCGCGAACATCAGCATCGTCAGCAACATGCCGCGGCGCGCACCCGTCCGCGCCATGACGGCGGGGCTCGTCGAGATGCCGAGGATCGACGACACTCCCATGCCGAGGAGGATCAGTCCCACCTGCGCATTGTCGAGGTCGAGCGCCAGCTTGATCCCGGGCACGCGCGATGCCCAGGTCGCGATCGAGAGTCCGCTCGCCAGGAAGATGGCGAAGATCGCGGCACGCCAGCGGACGAACTGCGAACGGGTGAGGGCTGCATCCATGCCGGATAGCCTATCGAATCGATTCGATCCACCGGAACGGGAGGGAGCTATCCTCGAAGTATGAGCAGTCAGGAGACGCCGCGTCGGCCCACGATCGCCGACGTCGCGCGCGAGGCGGGAGTGGCGACCTCCACGGCCTCGGTGGTCTTCAGCGGCAAGGCGAAGGTGGCGGCGGCCACCAGGGAGCGCGTGCTCGCCGCTGCGGCCGAACTCGGCTACGCCGGACCCGATCCGCGTGCGGCATCCCTGCGCCGCGGACGCAGCGGCATCGTCGCGGTCGTGCTCGAGGGGCACCTGCGGGCGGCCTTCCTCGACCCCGTGACGACGGCCATGATGGACGGCCTCACCGACGGACTCGCCGAGCTCAGCGCCGGCATCCTGCTCATGCGCGACGAGCCGGGGGAGGACGGCTCGGCCATCGCGAACGCCCCCGTCGATGCGGTCGTGCTGATCGGATGCTCCGGACGCACGCGGGCATCGCTCGAGGTGGTCGTCGGTCGCGGACTCCCGGTGGTCGTGATCGAAGGCGATGCCGGCGACGCCATCCCACGCATCACTCTCGACAACGCCGAGGCCTCCGCCGAGATCGCCCGCCATGTGCGAGACCTCGGTCACCGCGACGTCGCCCTCGTCACGCTCCCGCTCGACAGCGATCGGGAACGCGGGCCCGTCACGCCCGACCGGGTCGCGAACGCGACCGTCGACGTCACGGTCCACCGGCTCGCGGGGACGCGTGAGGTGTTCCCCGACGCTCCGGCCATCTCGGCCGCGGGCAGCCTGATCGACGAGGGCGTCGTGGTGGGGCGGATGCTGCTGACCGACCCCGACACGCGGCCGACCGCCGTGCTCGCGCAGAGCGACCTGCTGGCCGTCGGCGTCATCCGTGCCGCGGAGGAGCTGGGGCTGCGCGTTCCGGAAGACCTCTCGGTCGCCGGATTCGACGGCATCGCGCTGGACGGTCTCGGCGACCTCACGCTCACGACCAGCGTGCAGCCGGCCGTCGAGAAGGGCCGGGCGGCCGGAGAGCAGGTGGCGCGCATGCTGCGGGGCGAGCCCGGTCTCACGCAGCACCTCACCTGCCGGTTCCGCGCCGGCACCACGACCGCCCGCGCCGCCCGCTGAGCGGCACCCGACCACGCCTCAGCTGCGCTGCGGGCCGAGCGGCAGCAGGGTGTCCCCGAAGTCCAGGATGCGGTAGCGACCGCAGTCGACCACCTCGTCGGGGACGGCGGGTACGGGGAGGCTCCACGGAACGGTCTGCGCATCCTCGACCAGGAACGACACCTCGCCGACGTCGAAGTCGTGCCGGTTCACCAGCCACGCGTAGCCGTTGAGCTCATGGTCGACCTGCACCAGCCGGGCGGGGTCGTCGAGATGCAGCTTGGGCAGCCGCACCGTCCAGAACTGCCCGCCGCCGGTGCGGCCGGACGCGTTCACCCAGTCGGTTACGCAGACGAGGTCGGGGTCCTCGGCGCCCGCGGCGGTGGCGAGCCGCGGGATGCTCAGGGCGCCGGCGACGACGAGCAGGACGGCGGCGGCGCTCGCGACGACCGAGCGGAACGGCATCCGCCACGCGTGCGGAGCCGCGACGAGCGCGAGCACGGGCGCGAAAGCGAGGGGCTGCAGGTAGCGTGCGGCGTGCGTCCCGAGCGCGATCGCCCCGATCCCCACCAGGACGGGCGCCAGCCAGGCCATCACCGCCACGAGCCGGGCTCCGTCCTCCCGGACGCGAACCGAGCGCACGACCGCGAGCGCGAGGAGCGCGAGCACGATCAGGCAGCCGACCACTCCGCCGGGCGAGGAGAGACGTTCCGCGAGAAGGCCGGCGTAGTACTCCAGCGACTCCCTCCACAGCCCGGGCTGCACGTATCCCGCCCCCGTGTTGGCGATCCATGCCTGCAGCGGAATGCGACCCACGAAGCCGATCATGGTGCCGGCGAGAAGCGTCACCAGGAGCATCGCGATCCGCGGCTTCCGTGGGGAGCGGATCATCGTCACGGCGAGGACGAGCGCGAGCGGAACCGTCGCCCAGGCCGCGTACAGCGGATTCGACAGCGTCGACACGGCAGCCGTCGCGAGGAGGGCGATGAACAATCCGAGGCCGCCGCCGTCGCGATCGATGAGGCGTCGGGCCAGGCCGACCGACAGCACGACCGCGACCACCGTCGCGGCGTAGTAGGTGGTCGTCAGCTGCAGGGACGCGAGCTCGAGGGCATCCCGCGACGCCGATGTCTCCGTCACGGCGAGGACCGCGAACACGGTGAGCCCCAGGAGCGGCCACGCCACGGGCGCCGACCCGTCGCGACGCCGACC
Coding sequences:
- the nucS gene encoding endonuclease NucS, which translates into the protein MRLVIARCSVDYTGRLNAHLPLATRLLVHKGDGSLLVHSDGGSYKPLNWMSPPCTLSSEEPGEEEASAGVVEVWRVTHKKTGDALRVQIYEIIHDTSHELGVDPGLQKDGVEADLQRLLAEQVDRISEGATLVRREYPTAIGPVDLLVRDADGAAIAVEIKRRGDIDGVEQLTRYLELLGRDPHLSPVQGVFAAQEIKPQARVLAEDRGIRCLVLDYDDMKGIESGIPRLF
- a CDS encoding LacI family DNA-binding transcriptional regulator; this translates as MSSQETPRRPTIADVAREAGVATSTASVVFSGKAKVAAATRERVLAAAAELGYAGPDPRAASLRRGRSGIVAVVLEGHLRAAFLDPVTTAMMDGLTDGLAELSAGILLMRDEPGEDGSAIANAPVDAVVLIGCSGRTRASLEVVVGRGLPVVVIEGDAGDAIPRITLDNAEASAEIARHVRDLGHRDVALVTLPLDSDRERGPVTPDRVANATVDVTVHRLAGTREVFPDAPAISAAGSLIDEGVVVGRMLLTDPDTRPTAVLAQSDLLAVGVIRAAEELGLRVPEDLSVAGFDGIALDGLGDLTLTTSVQPAVEKGRAAGEQVARMLRGEPGLTQHLTCRFRAGTTTARAAR
- a CDS encoding response regulator, producing the protein MAIIGGFGWMINRMDARFDAQDVKNEARFARVDERFARVDERFDRVDERFERVDKRFARVDERFGRMEERSERMEERFDRMDERFERLTEAVDGCRLEITEVKIAVARLEGPIPRLMTVR
- a CDS encoding MFS transporter; its protein translation is MDAALTRSQFVRWRAAIFAIFLASGLSIATWASRVPGIKLALDLDNAQVGLILLGMGVSSILGISTSPAVMARTGARRGMLLTMLMFATGITLVGLGATVFGSVAVVLVGMVLFGFGNGCVDVMMNVEATAIEQQMGRTILPVFHAFFSFGTVIGAGVGALAAHLSIDVATHAAFMGALIAVIAVVCFFQVPTREAALDPADHEKPPFRARMHTALEAWREPRTYLLGTVMLGMSFAEGGANDWIALGTEQGHGFGEGTGAVSLAVFSVGMTVVRLFGGPLVDRFGRVLVLRILAVAAASGILLFILAPTFPLVLVGAALWGVGASLGFPLGMSAAADDPVKAAARVSAAATIGYISFLGGPPVLGVISEHIGLLNTLFILVGLVVLSGLFSGAARPLREDEKTPVRGGQES
- a CDS encoding HAD hydrolase-like protein; protein product: MPHSPYSCVLWDVDGTIIDASVGILRRLDVALTHFGHPAPTREELVHWIGPPMFQSFQDQAGMTPEESAEAVAFYRTLGKADGYTTDVATYPGVTELIHDLHAAGVPQATASSKPENQVDALVDHFGLRPAFLTTVGATPDESTLASKTDIVAEALRRLRELGADVSRPVLVGDRHHDVEGGNANGVPVIFVEWGFSDSHEGDEAAFRVASVDDLRALLLG